A DNA window from Camelina sativa cultivar DH55 chromosome 13, Cs, whole genome shotgun sequence contains the following coding sequences:
- the LOC104736830 gene encoding receptor-like protein kinase ANXUR2, producing the protein MNEKTWILCSFLCFFYVLLVSPSQSNGQDFSLSCGASQPADDQDKKKWEPDTKFLKTPNTVHAQATYQDPSLLSTVPYMTARIFTAPATYEIPVKGDKRHLLRLHFYPSTYTGLNIADSYFSVVANDVSLLSNFSAAITCQALTQAYLVREYSLAPSQKDVLSITFTPSDKHPKAFAFINGIEVVQMPELFDSAALVGFSDQTSDTKTANLQTMFRLNVGGQDIPGSQDSGGLTRTWYNDAPYIFSAGLGVTNQASNNFRIDYQKMPVSTAPADVYKTARSQGPNGDINMKSNLTWMFQIDTNFTYIMRLHFCEFQLSKINQKVFNIYINNKTAQADTNAADIIAWSGGKGIPTYKDYAIYVDANNGGGGEDLSLQMTPSTFGKPEYYDSQLNGLEIFKMDTMKNLAGPNPKPSPMQANEDVKKEFQGDKRIKAFVVGSAGGVAAVLLCALCFTMYQRKRKFPGSESHTSSWLPIYGNSHTSGTKSTISGKSNNGSHLSNLAAGLCRRFSLSEIKHGTQNFDESNVIGVGGFGKVYKGVIDGGTKVAIKKSNPNSEQGLNEFETEIELLSRLRHKHLVSLIGYCDDGGEMCLIYDYMSLGTLREHLYNTKRPQLTWKRRLEIAIGAARGLHYLHTGAKYTIIHRDVKTTNILVDENWVAKVSDFGLSKTGPNMNGGHVTTVVKGSFGYLDPEYFRRQQLTEKSDVYSFGVVLFEVLCARPALNPSLPKEQVSLGDWAMNCKRKGTLEDIIDPNLKGKINPECLKKFADTAEKCLSDSGLDRPTMGDVLWNLEFALQLQETADGQRNRTPSHGGGSEDLGRGGGAVAVNVAIEENDVADDLSSEENSGIFSQIVNPKGR; encoded by the coding sequence ATGAACGAGAAAACCTGGATTCTATgttctttcctctgtttcttctatgTTCTTCTGGTTTCTCCATCACAATCTAATGGTCAAGATTTCTCGTTGAGCTGCGGAGCTTCACAACCAGCTGATGATCAAGACAAGAAAAAATGGGAACCCGACACCAAATTCTTGAAAACGCCAAACACAGTTCATGCACAAGCTACTTATCAAGATCCTTCACTTCTCTCGACGGTTCCATACATGACAGCAAGAATCTTCACAGCTCCCGCAACTTATGAGATCCCTGTTAAAGGAGACAAAAGACATTTGCTCCGCTTACATTTCTACCCATCGACATACACAGGACTCAACATTGCCGACTCTTATTTCTCCGTGGTAGCTAACGATGTTAGCCTTCTCAGCAATTTTAGTGCAGCTATCACATGTCAAGCCTTAACACAAGCTTACCTTGTGAGAGAATATTCTCTTGCACCATCCCAAAAAGATGTTTTGAGCATCACATTTACTCCCTCGGATAAACATCCAAAAGCGTTTGCGTTCATAAACGGTATCGAGGTTGTTCAGATGCCGGAACTGTTTGATTCAGCTGCTCTTGTTGGGTTCTCAGACCAGACATCAGATACTAAGACCGCAAATCTTCAAACAATGTTTAGGCTCAATGTCGGTGGTCAGGATATTCCCGGAAGCCAAGACTCTGGCGGGTTAACCAGAACTTGGTACAACGACGCGCCTTACATATTCAGCGCAGGTCTCGGTGTTACCAATCAAGCAAGCAACAATTTCAGGATCGACTATCAGAAAATGCCGGTTTCTACCGCGCCAGCTGATGTCTACAAAACAGCTCGATCACAAGGACCAAATGGAGATATAAACATGAAATCGAATCTCACGTGGATGTTTCAAATCGACACtaacttcacatatatcatGAGGCTCCATTTCTGCGAGTTCCAGCTTTCTAAAATCAACCAGAAAGTTTTCAACAtttacatcaacaacaaaaccgcGCAGGCGGATACAAACGCTGCAGATATAATCGCATGGTCAGGAGGGAAAGGTATCCCGACTTACAAAGATTATGCGATCTATGTTGATGCCAATAATGGAGGAGGAGGCGAAGATCTTTCGCTTCAAATGACACCATCGACATTTGGTAAACCGGAATATTACGATTCACAGCTTAACGGCCTCGAGATTTTCAAGATGGACACAATGAAGAATCTTGCCGGGCCAAACCCGAAGCCATCACCTATGCAAGCTAACGAAGATGttaaaaaagaatttcaagGCGACAAAAGAATCAAAGCTTTTGTCGTTGGTTCTGCTGGAGGAGTAGCAGCGGTTTTACTTTGTGCATTATGTTTCACAATGTaccaaagaaaacgaaaatTCCCGGGAAGCGAATCTCACACATCCAGTTGGCTTCCTATATACGGAAACTCCCACACATCGGGAACAAAATCTACTATATCTGGTAAGAGCAACAACGGAAGCCATCTATCGAATCTCGCGGCCGGTTTATGCAGAAGGTTCTCATTGTCTGAAATCAAACATGGAACTCAAAACTTCGATGAGTCGAACGTGATTGGCGTAGGAGGGTTTGGTAAAGTTTATAAAGGAGTTATAGATGGAGGGACAAAAGtagcaatcaagaaatcaaacCCGAATTCAGAACAAGGGCTTAACGAATTCGAGACGGAAATTGAACTTCTCTCAAGACTGAGACACAAACACTTGGTCTCTTTAATTGGATACTGTGATGACGGTGGAGAAATGTGTCTTATATACGATTACATGTCTCTTGGAACACTTAGAGAACATCTTTACAACACAAAGAGACCTCAGTTGACTTGGAAACGAAGACTCGAAATCGCCATTGGAGCTGCAAGAGGATTACATTACCTACACACAGGAGCAAAGTACACTATCATACACCGTGATGTGAAAACAACTAACATCTTGGTAGATGAGAATTGGGTTGCTAAAGTTTCAGACTTTGGATTGTCCAAAACCGGACCAAACATGAATGGTGGTCATGTAACAACCGTCGTCAAAGGAAGTTTCGGGTATTTAGATCCTGAGTATTTTAGAAGACAACAGCTAACTGAGAAATCAGATGTTTACTCATTTGGAGTTGTTCTATTTGAGGTCTTATGCGCAAGGCCAGCGTTAAACCCTAGTTTACCTAAGGAACAAGTTAGCCTTGGAGATTGGGCGATGAATTGTAAACGTAAAGGGACTTTAGAAGACATCATTGATCCTAATCTTAAAGGAAAGATTAATCCAGAATGTTTGAAGAAATTTGCAGATACGGCTGAGAAGTGTTTATCTGATAGCGGATTAGATCGGCCGACGATGGGAGATGTTTTGTGGAATCTTGAATTCGCGCTTCAATTACAAGAAACTGCTGATGGACAACGTAACCGAACGCCGAGCCATGGGGGTGGTTCCGAGGATTTAGGTCGAGGAGGAGGAGCTGTGGCGGTGAACGTTGCCATCGAAGAAAATGACGTCGCTGATGACTTGTCATCCGAAGAAAACAGTGGAATATTCTCTCAGATCGTAAATCCCAAAGGACGATAA
- the LOC104736831 gene encoding uncharacterized protein LOC104736831 isoform X3, whose amino-acid sequence MVRRRESLTLPISSSTPSLPEPDIRTMAPHKPKQRLSKQLSMRETPRDVAWEKRRRQMLKIQEKKQKGVSENDNDPSDLTDEDLRELKGSIELGFGFNEEAGQKLCNTLPALDLYFAVNRQLSPLPSPSSSRSSNGGDGSLSSTSASSSSIPCSPKTDSDSLKILCPGDNPQQVKQRLRHWAQAVACSLMQSH is encoded by the exons atggtgaGGAGAAGAGAAAGCCTTACCTTACCAATCTCGTCTTCAACGCCATCGCTTCCTGAACCTGATATTAGAACAATGGCGccacataaaccaaaacaacGGCTATCTAAGCAACTATCAATGCGTGAGACACCACGAGATGTTGCTTGGGAAAAAAGGCGTCGTCAAATGTTAAAGATTCAGGAGAAAAAGCAAAAAGGCGTCTCTGAAAACGATAATGATCCATCGGATCTAACTGATGAAGATTTAAGGGAGCTCAAAGGGTCGATCGAGTTAGGATTCGGTTTCAATGAAGAAGCCGGACAGAAGCTGTGCAACACATTACCAGCATTAGATCTTTACTTTGCTGTGAATAGGCAACTTTCACCTCTCCCTTCACCTAGTAGCAGTCGTAGCAGCAATGGAGGAGATGGCTCGTTGTCTTCTACTTCTGCTTCATCGAGCAGCATACCTTGTAGCCCAAAAACCGACTCGGATTCATTAAAGATCCTATGCCCGG GGGACAATCCTCAACAG GTGAAGCAAAGATTACGACATTGGGCACAAGCTGTTGCATGTTCTTTGATGCAATCTCACTGA
- the LOC104736831 gene encoding uncharacterized protein LOC104736831 isoform X2 produces MVRRRESLTLPISSSTPSLPEPDIRTMAPHKPKQRLSKQLSMRETPRDVAWEKRRRQMLKIQEKKQKGVSENDNDPSDLTDEDLRELKGSIELGFGFNEEAGQKLCNTLPALDLYFAVNRQLSPLPSPSSSRSSNGGDGSLSSTSASSSSIPCSPKTDSDSLKILCPGDNPQQVKQRLRHWAQAVACSLMQSH; encoded by the exons atggtgaGGAGAAGAGAAAGCCTTACCTTACCAATCTCGTCTTCAACGCCATCGCTTCCTGAACCTGATATTAGAACAATGGCGccacataaaccaaaacaacGGCTATCTAAGCAACTATCAATGCGTGAGACACCACGAGATGTTGCTTGGGAAAAAAGGCGTCGTCAAATGTTAAAGATTCAGGAGAAAAAGCAAAAAGGCGTCTCTGAAAACGATAATGATCCATCGGATCTAACTGATGAAGATTTAAGGGAGCTCAAAGGGTCGATCGAGTTAGGATTCGGTTTCAATGAAGAAGCCGGACAGAAGCTGTGCAACACATTACCAGCATTAGATCTTTACTTTGCTGTGAATAGGCAACTTTCACCTCTCCCTTCACCTAGTAGCAGTCGTAGCAGCAATGGAGGAGATGGCTCGTTGTCTTCTACTTCTGCTTCATCGAGCAGCATACCTTGTAGCCCAAAAACCGACTCGGATTCATTAAAGATCCTATGCCCGG GGGACAATCCTCAACAGGTGAAGCAAAGATTACGACATTGGGCACAAGCTGTTGCATGTTCTTTGATGCAATCTCACTGA
- the LOC104736831 gene encoding uncharacterized protein LOC104736831 isoform X1 — protein sequence MVRRRESLTLPISSSTPSLPEPDIRTMAPHKPKQRLSKQLSMRETPRDVAWEKRRRQMLKIQEKKQKGVSENDNDPSDLTDEDLRELKGSIELGFGFNEEAGQKLCNTLPALDLYFAVNRQLSPLPSPSSSRSSNGGDGSLSSTSASSSSIPCSPKTDSDSLKILCPGKQKFQGDNPQQVKQRLRHWAQAVACSLMQSH from the exons atggtgaGGAGAAGAGAAAGCCTTACCTTACCAATCTCGTCTTCAACGCCATCGCTTCCTGAACCTGATATTAGAACAATGGCGccacataaaccaaaacaacGGCTATCTAAGCAACTATCAATGCGTGAGACACCACGAGATGTTGCTTGGGAAAAAAGGCGTCGTCAAATGTTAAAGATTCAGGAGAAAAAGCAAAAAGGCGTCTCTGAAAACGATAATGATCCATCGGATCTAACTGATGAAGATTTAAGGGAGCTCAAAGGGTCGATCGAGTTAGGATTCGGTTTCAATGAAGAAGCCGGACAGAAGCTGTGCAACACATTACCAGCATTAGATCTTTACTTTGCTGTGAATAGGCAACTTTCACCTCTCCCTTCACCTAGTAGCAGTCGTAGCAGCAATGGAGGAGATGGCTCGTTGTCTTCTACTTCTGCTTCATCGAGCAGCATACCTTGTAGCCCAAAAACCGACTCGGATTCATTAAAGATCCTATGCCCGGGTAAACAAAAGTTCCAAG GGGACAATCCTCAACAGGTGAAGCAAAGATTACGACATTGGGCACAAGCTGTTGCATGTTCTTTGATGCAATCTCACTGA